The following are encoded in a window of Methanobrevibacter ruminantium M1 genomic DNA:
- the xseA gene encoding exodeoxyribonuclease VII large subunit: MEEEYLTVTKLNYHIKRLVNSDSSLKNVYVRGELSNFKRYPSGHLYFTLKDQNSEIGGIMFKGPASRLKFEPKNGMKVLINGYVDVYPKQGNYKIYAQKLTEDGIGDLYIAYEQLKRKLSALGWFDDEHKQEIPKFPKRVGVVTASTGAAIRDIVITIKRRWPLCEIILFPSLVQGNMAPKNIIKQIILADNEFDLDTLIIGRGGGSIEDLWAFNDETLAKVIFFSKTPIISAVGHEIDWTISDYVADLRAATPTAAAELAVPDINEIESNIKNLDDRLNKVIDKQFNENKDSFEKLVNRNLFKNPDLLYNKKIMYLDSAKSRLAVCSKNMIYDNKIRVSNVKSSLIFKNPKMLFESKSNKYNQLKYNLNSSGKILIGKKESKLDKYRNSFVFKSPNRLFESKANRYFKVRTNLEYSSINLLRDKKDNLNEIKKSNPIKNPQSILEPNEIRLDKYIDKLDVLNPLNTLKRGYTVSRVDGKVVSKAKDVKKDDILEVEFDDGNVSTKVL; this comes from the coding sequence ATGGAAGAGGAATATTTAACTGTAACTAAACTGAATTACCACATAAAAAGATTGGTTAACTCTGATTCATCACTTAAAAACGTTTATGTTCGTGGTGAACTCTCTAATTTTAAACGCTATCCCAGCGGACATTTGTATTTCACTCTTAAGGACCAAAACAGTGAAATCGGCGGGATAATGTTTAAGGGACCTGCAAGCAGACTAAAGTTTGAGCCTAAAAATGGCATGAAAGTGCTCATAAACGGCTATGTAGATGTCTATCCTAAGCAAGGAAACTATAAGATATATGCTCAAAAGCTTACAGAGGATGGAATCGGCGATTTATATATAGCATATGAACAGCTTAAGAGAAAGCTATCTGCTTTAGGCTGGTTTGATGATGAACATAAGCAGGAAATACCTAAGTTTCCAAAAAGGGTAGGTGTTGTTACAGCTTCAACCGGAGCTGCAATCAGAGATATAGTCATAACCATTAAGCGAAGATGGCCATTATGCGAAATCATTCTATTTCCTTCATTGGTTCAAGGGAATATGGCTCCAAAAAACATTATCAAGCAGATAATACTTGCAGACAATGAGTTTGATTTGGATACCCTGATCATAGGAAGAGGGGGAGGAAGCATAGAGGACCTTTGGGCCTTCAATGACGAGACCCTTGCAAAGGTGATCTTCTTTTCAAAAACTCCAATAATAAGTGCTGTAGGCCATGAGATAGATTGGACAATCTCTGATTATGTTGCAGACTTAAGGGCAGCCACACCAACTGCAGCTGCAGAGCTTGCAGTGCCTGACATTAATGAAATAGAATCAAACATTAAGAATCTGGATGATAGGCTAAACAAGGTGATTGACAAGCAGTTCAATGAAAATAAGGATTCATTTGAAAAGCTAGTCAACAGAAACCTCTTTAAAAATCCTGATTTATTATACAATAAGAAGATCATGTATCTGGATTCTGCAAAGTCCCGTTTGGCAGTATGTTCAAAGAACATGATTTATGATAATAAGATTCGGGTGTCCAATGTAAAAAGTTCTCTTATATTTAAGAATCCAAAAATGCTCTTTGAATCAAAGTCAAACAAGTATAATCAATTGAAATATAATTTAAACTCCAGCGGAAAAATATTAATTGGCAAAAAGGAAAGCAAATTGGATAAGTATAGGAATTCATTTGTCTTCAAGAGCCCAAACAGGCTGTTTGAATCCAAGGCAAATAGGTATTTTAAGGTTAGGACTAACCTTGAATACAGTTCAATAAACCTGCTGAGAGATAAGAAAGACAATCTGAATGAGATTAAAAAATCCAATCCAATTAAGAATCCTCAATCCATTTTAGAGCCTAATGAAATCAGATTGGATAAGTATATTGATAAGTTGGATGTTTTAAATCCATTGAACACTTTAAAGAGAGGTTATACTGTATCTAGAGTTGATGGAAAGGTTGTATCCAAGGCAAAGGATGTAAAAAAGGATGACATTTTGGAAGTTGAATTTGATGATGGCAATGTAAGCACTAAAGTTTTATGA
- a CDS encoding archaeosine tRNA-ribosyltransferase TgtA1: MVKFEIKSHDGPGRYGKLDGMESPVILKESDLNMAPDESSAYDIEREIAEWSVNETLKLAREYEDKDIAVIHGSKYIDLRVKCLKELEEMGYSGFIIANADDLLLHPRDLVDLIVELRRNMKSSSILIFPHAEAQFIPLLAYMGIDAFFDDIGEYYSYLNVLMSPTKNYDLKVYELYDLTREELEEYNKNTIDFVLREVREHMKNGSLRNLVEERSATSPQYASALRILDKEYADYLLEYSQLY, translated from the coding sequence ATGGTTAAATTTGAAATTAAAAGTCATGACGGGCCTGGAAGATATGGCAAGCTTGATGGTATGGAAAGCCCAGTTATTTTAAAGGAATCTGATTTGAATATGGCTCCAGATGAATCATCAGCCTATGACATTGAAAGGGAAATCGCTGAATGGAGCGTTAATGAAACATTAAAGCTTGCTCGGGAATATGAAGATAAGGATATTGCAGTTATTCATGGAAGCAAATATATTGATTTGAGAGTCAAATGCTTGAAGGAATTGGAAGAGATGGGATATTCCGGATTTATCATAGCAAATGCAGATGACCTTCTTCTTCATCCAAGAGACCTTGTGGACTTGATTGTAGAGCTTAGAAGAAATATGAAATCAAGCAGCATACTTATTTTCCCACATGCTGAAGCACAGTTCATTCCTCTTCTTGCTTATATGGGAATTGATGCATTCTTTGATGACATTGGAGAGTATTACAGCTATTTGAATGTATTGATGAGCCCTACAAAGAACTATGACTTAAAGGTCTATGAATTATATGATTTAACTAGAGAAGAGCTTGAGGAATATAATAAGAATACAATTGACTTTGTTTTAAGGGAAGTCAGAGAGCATATGAAAAATGGAAGCCTTAGGAATCTTGTTGAAGAGAGATCCGCTACAAGTCCGCAGTATGCTTCTGCTCTTAGAATACTTGATAAGGAGTATGCTGATTACTTATTAGAGTATAGTCAGTTGTATTAG
- a CDS encoding TIGR00266 family protein — protein sequence MEYEIQGGTFPIVVCTLQEGETMKNETGAMAFMTSGMKMDTNTGGGLLKGLGRALSGDTIFLNYFTAQRDGEQVGFSACSPGRIMPIRLDGTNTIIGQKNAFLAAEDSVDIDIHFRKSLGAGLFGGEGFVLQKFSGTGVAFLEIDGEIIKKELAPGEKLLIDPGHLAAMEESVGFDIERVKGAKNILFGEGLFFSRLTGPGTVWLQTMPISSLARALVPYLPTTTE from the coding sequence ATGGAATATGAAATTCAAGGCGGAACCTTCCCTATTGTAGTCTGCACATTGCAAGAGGGAGAAACAATGAAAAACGAAACTGGCGCTATGGCATTTATGACTTCTGGAATGAAAATGGACACCAATACTGGAGGAGGCCTCCTAAAAGGTCTTGGAAGAGCATTATCTGGAGATACCATCTTCTTAAACTACTTCACTGCACAAAGGGACGGCGAGCAAGTAGGATTCTCCGCATGCAGTCCAGGCAGGATCATGCCTATAAGATTGGATGGAACCAATACAATCATAGGCCAAAAGAATGCATTCCTCGCTGCAGAAGACAGCGTTGACATTGACATACACTTTAGAAAAAGCCTTGGAGCAGGTCTCTTTGGAGGAGAAGGTTTCGTCCTTCAAAAGTTCAGCGGAACAGGAGTTGCATTCCTTGAGATTGACGGAGAAATAATCAAGAAGGAATTGGCTCCAGGTGAAAAGCTATTGATAGATCCAGGACATTTGGCTGCAATGGAAGAAAGCGTTGGATTTGACATAGAAAGGGTCAAAGGAGCTAAAAACATCCTATTCGGTGAAGGACTCTTCTTCTCAAGATTAACAGGTCCAGGTACAGTATGGCTACAGACCATGCCAATAAGCAGCTTGGCTAGAGCATTGGTTCCATACTTGCCAACCACTACTGAATAG
- the xseB gene encoding exodeoxyribonuclease VII small subunit has translation MENIEYVESNIENLSFEESLAELERIVNRLETGEVPLDDAIDEFNKAMKLVKICDEKLNSAEEAIAKIVNENKEVVDFEVEEE, from the coding sequence ATGGAAAATATAGAATATGTGGAAAGCAATATTGAAAATTTAAGTTTTGAAGAAAGTTTAGCAGAATTAGAAAGAATTGTAAACAGATTGGAAACTGGTGAAGTTCCTTTAGATGATGCAATTGATGAATTCAATAAGGCAATGAAGCTAGTTAAAATATGTGATGAAAAATTAAACAGCGCAGAAGAAGCCATTGCAAAAATAGTAAATGAAAACAAGGAAGTTGTTGATTTTGAAGTAGAAGAAGAATAA
- a CDS encoding double zinc ribbon domain-containing protein, with the protein MGECPYCGKDVDFTEVCPHCGADLSEFDDRCPFCGVLISRAALICPRCGSDVYEFWYGD; encoded by the coding sequence ATGGGAGAATGTCCTTATTGTGGTAAAGATGTGGACTTTACAGAAGTCTGTCCTCATTGCGGGGCTGATTTAAGTGAATTTGATGACCGATGTCCCTTTTGCGGAGTACTTATAAGCCGTGCAGCATTGATCTGCCCTCGCTGTGGGTCAGATGTATACGAATTTTGGTATGGTGATTAA
- a CDS encoding glutamate synthase-related protein translates to MAVYKCSVCGYEYDEEKEGKPFSELERCPVCKQPASVFEKISDNSTESDSNSNEISSNNETASELSYPTETSRTDSSIAHMSDIHKMAVEGTSIIDAMSTRLPMPSWDDILIMANQLNPFPLEEHADVSTTTVIGKNALKPMVLESPIYISHMSFGALSYETKVALAKGSAMAKTAMCSGEGGILPDEMANSYKYIFEYVPNHYSLTKENLMNSDAIEIKIGQGTKPGMGGHLPAEKITLEIAELRGKPMGEDVISPSLYGEIKSKEDLKDLVSHLRKESEGRPIGVKIAAGRIEEDLEFISYAEPDFITIDGRGGATGASPRLIRDATSVPTIYALARARKYLDENNLDIDLVITGGLRVSSDFAKALSLGADAIAIATGALIAAGCQQYRICGSGNCPVGIATQDEALRKRLDMDKASKRVFNYLNVSNEELKTFARITGHDDVHDLSVDNLATFNSEISDYTDIRHV, encoded by the coding sequence ATGGCAGTTTATAAATGTAGCGTTTGCGGATATGAATATGATGAAGAGAAAGAGGGAAAGCCTTTCAGCGAATTGGAAAGATGTCCTGTTTGCAAGCAACCGGCAAGTGTTTTTGAAAAAATTAGTGATAATTCAACCGAATCAGATTCTAATTCTAATGAAATATCATCTAATAATGAAACAGCCAGTGAACTGTCTTATCCAACTGAAACTTCAAGGACAGACAGCTCTATTGCTCATATGTCAGACATACATAAGATGGCTGTGGAAGGAACTTCCATCATTGATGCGATGTCCACAAGGCTTCCAATGCCTAGCTGGGATGATATTCTAATAATGGCAAACCAGCTTAATCCATTTCCTCTTGAAGAGCATGCAGATGTGAGCACAACTACAGTTATCGGCAAGAATGCCTTAAAGCCAATGGTTCTTGAAAGCCCAATATACATCTCCCATATGTCCTTTGGAGCACTCTCCTATGAGACAAAGGTGGCTCTTGCAAAGGGTTCCGCCATGGCAAAGACTGCAATGTGCAGCGGAGAGGGAGGAATACTTCCAGATGAGATGGCAAACAGCTATAAATATATTTTTGAATATGTTCCAAACCATTATAGCCTGACTAAAGAGAATCTGATGAACTCAGATGCAATAGAGATAAAGATAGGTCAGGGAACAAAGCCTGGAATGGGAGGCCATCTTCCTGCCGAGAAGATAACTCTAGAGATAGCAGAGCTTAGGGGAAAGCCTATGGGGGAAGATGTGATAAGCCCGTCCCTATATGGGGAGATAAAATCAAAGGAAGACTTAAAAGACCTTGTAAGTCATCTAAGGAAAGAATCAGAAGGCAGACCTATTGGCGTAAAGATAGCTGCAGGAAGAATCGAGGAAGACTTGGAGTTCATTTCATATGCAGAGCCTGATTTCATTACAATAGACGGAAGGGGAGGCGCTACAGGTGCAAGCCCAAGGCTTATAAGGGATGCGACATCAGTTCCGACCATCTATGCATTGGCAAGGGCAAGAAAGTATCTAGATGAAAATAATCTGGATATTGATTTGGTGATAACAGGAGGCCTTAGAGTCTCCAGCGACTTTGCAAAGGCCCTATCCTTAGGAGCAGATGCAATAGCGATTGCAACAGGGGCATTGATTGCAGCAGGATGTCAGCAATATAGAATCTGCGGAAGCGGCAATTGTCCAGTTGGAATAGCAACACAGGATGAGGCCCTTAGAAAAAGATTGGATATGGATAAGGCTTCAAAGAGAGTATTTAATTATCTTAATGTTTCAAATGAGGAGTTAAAGACCTTTGCAAGAATCACAGGTCATGATGATGTTCATGATCTTTCTGTGGACAATCTTGCAACCTTCAATAGCGAAATATCAGATTACACAGATATTAGGCATGTATGA
- a CDS encoding ion transporter, with translation MKTWIEKLDIILSILIVLDISFLTASFLLDLNTTYINFMLLFDTTLCWILIVSFIFKLLNSDDRKAYMRENYLDFLASIPMDLVLLPFSSLHISLINIVILVRFLRLLLLFKESYKYVKKFFKATSFDKVVALFIVIVVGSTFALEYFDPAIPNLYYSLWFVFQTITTVGFGDVIPESPVGQLIALGLLMVGVLMFSIFTASFAYLFNEKVFREENEDFHEKINTVRENLAENKERVEEIRQSTLSTSEEIAEVKEKLNKSEENIKNLEERIDYLIDMIEKKE, from the coding sequence TTGAAAACTTGGATTGAAAAACTTGATATTATTCTATCAATACTGATTGTATTGGACATTTCATTTCTAACAGCTTCATTTTTGTTGGATTTGAACACAACCTATATCAATTTCATGCTTTTGTTCGATACAACATTATGTTGGATCCTTATAGTCTCATTCATCTTTAAGCTGCTTAATTCGGATGACAGAAAGGCATATATGAGGGAAAATTATCTTGATTTTTTAGCATCAATACCTATGGACCTTGTTTTGCTCCCTTTCAGTTCATTGCATATCAGCTTGATAAACATAGTGATTCTAGTAAGGTTCCTAAGGCTGTTACTGCTATTTAAGGAATCCTACAAGTATGTCAAGAAGTTTTTCAAGGCAACATCCTTTGATAAAGTCGTAGCATTATTCATAGTTATCGTAGTGGGCTCAACATTCGCATTGGAATACTTTGATCCTGCAATCCCTAACCTATACTACAGCCTATGGTTCGTATTTCAGACAATAACCACAGTAGGCTTCGGTGATGTGATTCCTGAAAGCCCTGTAGGTCAGCTGATTGCATTGGGCCTTTTGATGGTTGGGGTACTCATGTTTTCAATATTCACTGCAAGCTTTGCATACCTCTTTAACGAAAAGGTATTCCGTGAGGAAAATGAGGATTTCCATGAAAAGATAAACACAGTCAGGGAAAATCTTGCAGAAAACAAGGAAAGGGTAGAGGAAATCAGGCAAAGCACTTTATCCACAAGCGAAGAGATTGCTGAAGTTAAGGAAAAGCTAAACAAATCCGAAGAAAATATTAAAAACCTGGAAGAGCGTATAGATTACCTTATAGATATGATTGAGAAAAAGGAATAG
- a CDS encoding adhesin-like protein produces MGFKRLKRLFSSDNDNEMEKNEEKNKSGEETFYEESDEKAFYTEYDDSGFILDNNSDDSFNNGSDDDLSLNDGLKEDLNGSDDNLSLNNGFEEDSFGSDDDLTLNNQPSSNRNFNYLNNLIHSHQNEINLDSDIVFDSQMDNTYLEGINLDMDNLTIDGNGRTIDAQKKSRIFNVLGENIRFTNITFKNAYSNEDGGAISIGNYSSVYFENCHFISNDAGENDGGAISIGENSICTIKDSVFKQNKADSGGAIVNEGTLKIMSSNFEYNSSQVFGGAIYTHHSKVEIAYSVFKNNISSSGGGIYVLFDCDMIIEESLFIDNASMSEGGAMANEYGGKIRIHESLFRNNHSLIGGALCNKGSPVDDGKNLVSVSDSKFEYNSSIENNDTIYSTGVLKLEGNTFNENDRILASNNPEIINSKYVEATEDIIDLAKSIDYSIAGESNLFELLDSDIRNFNYLENLIRSSGGEIILDSDIILGDDEDYTDGIRLSNENLRIDGNGYSIDAKSRSRIFSISQCNITFENLRFKNAYSEGNGGAIYSVNSFLTFKSCSFENNSSDNGGGISTENSTNEFKTLSTENNRNEFKTLLFEDCSFENNSSRSGGAISTENNDLILKTCLFDRNESNLGAAIICQNGKVRLDNCGFKENIASDGAAIYYSSLPIGTYINDDSVNFLEINDSVFEANRLTGTNLTVSIIDCDCSISFNSLSFKDNKFDYGDLINQKYLENKNSIIKSSKFIGNGGGITASNLKVISCEFIDNRSNAFSSQEYFYDGSSEIEDCTFKNNHCAISSHESSLKIKDARFYGNDSAIMNRGKAYINDSRFRDNSMAIENSANSYMFASNLNLLDNASGESHDMINQGHLSVIDSDFINCNKTLNLICQEDNEDAVLDIEGCSFKTDSKRPISINGGSSSILYSRFELDQSKIAIFNDSKLNIDALSFKDYEGNDLEGKLIYNNDYLKSKTRDILDKIDSSESAITKYAYETLPADWKGFDYLINLIKESNGEVKLDCDILINDIEEDYYGGGIELFEDGLTIDGQGHTIDADNLSRIFYVVGNDIVLKNIKFINGFEPLDQLFNRGAGAIYIVHGASLKIVNCEFYQNSSKSFAGVIANKGDLTVIDSIFRNNFSNRAGAFLESRGESHFIGCRFEGNNAKSAGGAIAVSQKGKTIVEKSSFKENELSLKGSSSGGAISNSGELDVIDSEFIKNKSAASGGAINSSSHAILSVRKSVFIENASFLGGAINADRYGDLIVMDSCFKANAAAYSSGAIYDSTDESGVHGCEFLTESDKVKYALED; encoded by the coding sequence ATGGGCTTTAAGAGATTAAAAAGACTTTTTTCATCAGATAATGATAATGAAATGGAAAAGAATGAAGAAAAAAATAAATCTGGTGAAGAAACTTTTTATGAGGAATCTGATGAAAAGGCTTTTTATACAGAATATGATGATAGTGGCTTTATTTTAGATAATAATTCTGATGATTCTTTTAACAATGGTTCTGATGATGACTTATCTTTGAATGATGGTTTAAAAGAGGATTTAAATGGTTCTGATGATAATTTATCTTTAAATAATGGTTTTGAAGAGGATTCATTTGGTTCTGATGATGATTTGACCTTAAATAACCAACCGTCCTCAAATAGAAACTTCAATTATTTAAATAATCTAATACATAGCCACCAAAATGAAATCAATCTGGACTCAGACATTGTCTTTGATAGCCAAATGGACAACACCTACCTTGAAGGAATCAATTTGGATATGGATAATCTTACAATTGACGGCAATGGACGTACAATTGACGCTCAAAAGAAATCACGCATCTTTAATGTTTTAGGAGAAAACATAAGATTCACAAACATCACCTTCAAAAACGCCTATTCTAACGAGGATGGAGGGGCCATAAGCATAGGCAATTATTCATCTGTCTATTTTGAAAACTGCCACTTCATATCCAATGATGCAGGAGAGAATGATGGAGGAGCCATATCAATTGGAGAAAATTCCATCTGCACAATTAAAGATTCTGTTTTCAAGCAAAACAAGGCCGATTCCGGAGGAGCCATAGTGAATGAGGGGACTTTAAAGATCATGAGTTCCAATTTTGAATATAACTCCTCTCAAGTCTTTGGAGGGGCAATCTACACTCATCATTCAAAAGTGGAAATTGCCTATTCTGTCTTTAAAAACAATATCTCCTCTTCAGGAGGGGGAATATATGTCCTCTTTGATTGTGACATGATTATCGAAGAGTCCCTTTTTATAGATAATGCTTCAATGTCTGAAGGGGGCGCAATGGCCAATGAATATGGCGGCAAGATTAGGATACACGAATCCCTATTTCGCAACAACCATAGCTTGATTGGCGGCGCATTATGCAATAAGGGCTCCCCAGTGGATGATGGTAAGAATTTAGTGAGTGTATCTGATTCCAAGTTTGAATATAACTCTTCAATAGAGAATAATGACACAATATATAGCACTGGCGTATTGAAGCTTGAAGGCAATACCTTCAATGAAAATGACCGTATTCTTGCCTCAAATAATCCTGAAATCATTAACTCCAAATATGTGGAAGCCACTGAAGACATTATTGACTTGGCAAAATCAATCGATTATTCGATTGCAGGGGAATCAAATCTCTTTGAATTGCTGGATTCAGACATTAGAAATTTCAATTATCTTGAAAATTTAATCCGATCTTCAGGTGGAGAGATTATATTGGATTCAGATATCATATTAGGTGATGATGAGGATTACACTGATGGAATTCGACTTTCAAATGAGAATTTAAGAATCGATGGAAACGGATATTCGATTGATGCAAAATCAAGGTCTAGAATATTCTCAATTTCACAATGCAATATCACTTTTGAAAACCTAAGATTTAAAAACGCTTATTCTGAAGGCAATGGCGGAGCAATCTATTCTGTAAACAGTTTTCTCACCTTTAAATCTTGCTCTTTTGAAAATAACTCCAGCGATAATGGAGGAGGAATCTCAACTGAAAACAGCACAAACGAGTTTAAGACATTGTCAACAGAAAACAACAGAAATGAGTTCAAGACATTGCTTTTTGAAGATTGCAGCTTTGAAAATAACTCCAGCAGGAGTGGAGGAGCCATTTCCACTGAGAACAATGATCTAATTCTTAAAACTTGCCTCTTTGATAGGAACGAATCTAACTTAGGTGCAGCCATCATCTGCCAAAACGGCAAGGTCAGATTGGATAACTGCGGATTCAAGGAAAACATTGCAAGCGACGGAGCTGCAATTTATTATTCTTCACTTCCAATAGGCACTTATATAAATGACGATTCAGTCAATTTTTTAGAGATAAATGACTCCGTTTTTGAAGCAAACAGATTAACCGGCACCAATTTGACTGTAAGCATTATAGACTGTGACTGTTCAATCAGTTTCAACTCACTGTCCTTTAAGGACAATAAGTTTGATTATGGGGATTTAATCAATCAAAAGTATTTGGAAAATAAAAATAGCATAATAAAATCCTCCAAATTCATAGGAAACGGTGGAGGAATAACCGCTTCTAACTTAAAAGTCATATCTTGTGAATTTATTGATAATCGCTCCAATGCATTCTCATCACAGGAATACTTCTATGATGGATCATCTGAAATTGAGGACTGCACTTTTAAAAACAATCATTGTGCAATCTCAAGCCATGAATCAAGCTTGAAGATTAAAGACGCAAGGTTCTATGGAAATGATTCGGCAATAATGAATAGGGGCAAAGCGTATATAAATGATTCCCGCTTTAGAGATAACTCTATGGCAATAGAGAACTCTGCAAATTCATATATGTTTGCCTCAAATCTGAATCTCTTGGATAATGCTTCCGGAGAGTCCCATGATATGATAAATCAAGGTCATTTAAGCGTTATCGATAGCGACTTTATAAATTGCAATAAGACTTTAAACCTGATTTGTCAAGAGGATAACGAAGATGCGGTTTTGGATATTGAAGGCTGCAGCTTCAAGACAGATTCAAAAAGGCCAATATCCATAAATGGAGGTTCATCTAGCATTCTATATTCCCGCTTTGAATTGGACCAGTCAAAAATTGCAATTTTCAATGATTCAAAATTGAATATTGATGCATTGAGCTTCAAGGATTATGAGGGCAATGACTTAGAGGGAAAACTGATATACAACAACGATTATCTTAAAAGCAAGACAAGGGATATTCTAGATAAGATTGACTCAAGCGAATCAGCAATTACTAAATATGCCTATGAAACACTTCCAGCGGATTGGAAAGGCTTTGACTATCTGATAAATCTAATAAAAGAATCAAATGGGGAAGTGAAGTTGGATTGCGATATCCTTATTAATGACATTGAGGAAGACTATTACGGCGGAGGAATAGAGCTCTTTGAAGACGGCTTGACAATAGACGGCCAAGGACACACAATCGATGCAGATAATCTCTCAAGGATATTCTATGTTGTAGGCAATGACATAGTCTTAAAGAATATCAAGTTCATAAATGGATTTGAGCCATTGGATCAATTGTTCAACAGAGGGGCCGGAGCTATCTATATTGTTCATGGAGCATCCTTAAAAATCGTCAATTGTGAATTTTATCAAAACAGTTCTAAGTCATTTGCAGGTGTAATCGCCAATAAGGGGGACTTGACTGTCATTGATTCCATTTTTAGGAATAACTTTTCAAATAGGGCAGGAGCATTCCTTGAATCAAGGGGAGAGTCCCATTTCATCGGATGCAGGTTTGAAGGAAACAATGCAAAAAGCGCTGGAGGAGCCATAGCGGTTTCACAAAAGGGCAAGACAATTGTTGAAAAATCATCCTTTAAGGAAAATGAGCTTAGCTTGAAAGGAAGTTCTTCAGGAGGGGCCATTTCAAATTCAGGAGAGTTGGATGTGATTGATAGTGAATTCATTAAAAATAAAAGCGCAGCTTCAGGAGGAGCCATAAATTCAAGCTCTCATGCTATCTTAAGTGTTAGGAAATCAGTATTTATTGAAAATGCCTCTTTTCTTGGAGGTGCAATCAATGCAGACAGATATGGTGATTTGATTGTGATGGATTCATGCTTTAAGGCAAATGCGGCTGCTTATAGCAGTGGAGCCATTTATGACAGCACTGATGAGTCTGGAGTTCATGGATGTGAATTTTTAACTGAAAGCGATAAGGTCAAGTATGCATTGGAGGATTGA
- a CDS encoding DUF2085 domain-containing protein: MNLYKDIFYLAGFICHQKPERSFHISHCQLPFCARCCGIIISVIASFILAQFVAFPMNALAFLLFVPMIVDGLVQKYTDYESTNFRRFITGFLFGFAYVYVFYMFGLNAL; encoded by the coding sequence ATGAATTTATATAAGGATATATTCTATCTGGCAGGCTTTATTTGCCATCAGAAGCCAGAGAGATCATTTCACATATCCCACTGCCAATTGCCATTCTGTGCAAGATGCTGTGGAATCATCATATCTGTCATCGCTTCATTTATCCTCGCTCAGTTTGTAGCCTTTCCAATGAATGCCCTGGCTTTTCTTCTCTTTGTCCCAATGATTGTAGATGGGCTTGTGCAGAAGTATACCGATTATGAAAGCACAAATTTCAGAAGATTCATAACAGGCTTCTTATTTGGATTCGCTTATGTCTATGTATTTTACATGTTTGGATTGAACGCTTTATGA
- a CDS encoding MarR family winged helix-turn-helix transcriptional regulator, with product MVDKDLVVPRYLNQLMDIVKSYEMYIRSNIKDLDITMGEVPILLAIYDDEGLNQIDLVKKFHVTEANISKTTKHLLQKGFIIKEIDSDNNTKKLLYVTEFGEEICKELIEFYEVWKNEIISDVPNENLSIFSQVLDTFTNNSQKYFEK from the coding sequence ATGGTTGATAAAGATTTAGTGGTGCCACGATATTTAAATCAATTGATGGATATTGTAAAAAGCTATGAAATGTACATTAGGTCTAACATCAAAGATTTAGACATTACTATGGGGGAAGTACCGATTTTACTGGCTATTTATGATGATGAAGGTCTTAATCAGATAGATCTTGTTAAGAAATTCCATGTGACTGAAGCTAATATTAGTAAGACTACAAAACATTTATTGCAAAAAGGATTTATTATTAAGGAAATCGATAGTGACAACAACACTAAAAAATTATTATATGTTACAGAATTCGGTGAAGAGATCTGTAAGGAATTGATTGAATTCTATGAAGTTTGGAAGAATGAAATTATTTCCGATGTTCCAAATGAAAATCTATCAATCTTTTCACAGGTATTGGATACTTTTACAAACAATTCACAGAAATATTTTGAAAAATAG